In a genomic window of Nothobranchius furzeri strain GRZ-AD chromosome 14, NfurGRZ-RIMD1, whole genome shotgun sequence:
- the LOC107390087 gene encoding activin receptor type-1C isoform X2 translates to MTDPRKESLQVALVFLCVAQLTAGLRCVCPLCANHTCDTAAEGACWNSVMLIDGKEETVKSCLSPSEMKGQVFCYSSRNVSKRSCCFTDFCNNETLHLHPERPLEELGWSRLQLTVVILVPSCLLCVGILLGVCLVQGHHCAYGRTRKQDPEEPLDDQMQMSPDKSLKDLIYDMSTSGSGSGLPLLVQRTIARTIVLQETIGKGRFGEVWRGKWRGEDVAVKIFSSRDERSWFREAEIYQTIMLRHENILGFIAADNKDNGSWTQLWLVSEYHEHGSLYDYLNRYTVSVEGMVILALSIASGLAHLHMEIIGTQGKPAIAHRDLKSKNVLVKRNGTAVIADLGLAVKHDSCSNTIDIPSNHRVGTKRYMAPEILDESINTNNFESFKRADIYSLGLVFWELARRCSVRGLHEDFQQPYYDMVPSDPSIEDMKKVVCDQKFRPNIPNQWQSFEALRVMGKLMRECWYANSSARLTALRVKKTVSQLSVTKDSKD, encoded by the exons ATGACTGATCCCAGGAAGGAGAGCCTTCAGGTGGCCTTGGTGTTCCTGTGCGTCGCCCAGCTTACCGCAG GTCTCAGGTGTGTGTGCCCGCTGTGCGCCAACCACACCTGTGACACGGCCGCAGAAGGAGCCTGCTGGAACTCCGTGATGCTGATTGACGGGAAGGAGGAGACCGTCAAATCATGCCTTTCGCCCTCAGAGATGAAGGGCCAAGTTTTCTGCTACAGCTCCAGGAATGTCTCCAAGAGAAGCTGCTGCTTCACTGACTTCTGCAACAACGAGACTCTTCACCTGCATCCGG AGAGGCCTTTGGAGgagctgggctggagccggctgcAGCTCACCGTTGTGATCCTGGTGCCCTCCTGCCTGCTGTGCGTCGGGATCCTGCTGGGCGTGTGCCTCGTGCAGGGACACCACTGTGCCTACGGCCGAACCCGCAAGCAAGACCCCGAGGAGCCTCTGGACGATCAGATGCAGATGTCTCCTGACAAATCCCTCAAAGATCTGATCTACGACATGAGCACCTCTGGTTCAGGATCAG GGCTTCCGCTGCTGGTCCAGAGAACTATTGCACGGACCATCGTCCTGCAGGAGACTATTGGAAAAGGTCGATTTGGTGAAGTGTGGAGGGGGAAGTGGCGAGGAGAGGACGTGGCTGTAAAGATCTTCTCCTCCAGGGACGAGAGGTCGTGGTTCCGAGAAGCAGAGATTTATCAGACCATTATGCTGAGGCATGAGAACATCCTGGGCTTCATAGCTGCTGATAACAAAG ATAACGGCTCCTGGACTCAACTGTGGTTGGTTTCAGAGTACCACGAGCATGGCTCTCTGTATGATTACCTGAACAGGTACACAGTCTCAGTAGAGGGCATGGTCATTCTGGCTTTATCTATAGCCAGTGGGTTGGCACATCTCCACATGGAAATCATTGGTACACAGG GAAAGCCTGCAATCGCTCACAGAGACCTGAAGTCTAAAAACGTCCTGGTGAAGAGGAACGGGACGGCGGTTATTGCAGATCTGGGTTTGGCAGTTAAACATGATTCCTGCTCGAACACCATCGACATCCCGTCCAACCACAGAGTGGGAACCAAGAG GTACATGGCTCCAGAGATCCTGGATGAGTCAATCAATACCAACAACTTTGAGTCATTCAAGAGGGCGGACATCTATTCCCTGGGCTTGGTGTTCTGGGAACTAGCCAGAAGATGCTCGGTGAGAG GACTTCATGAAGACTTTCAGCAGCCTTATTATGACATGGTGCCTTCAGATCCGTCCATAGAGGACATGAAGAAGGTGGTGTGTGATCAGAAATTCAGACCCAACATTCCCAACCAGTGGCAGAGCTTTGAG GCTCTGCGTGTGATGGGAAAGCTGATGAGGGAGTGCTGGTATGCCAACTCTTCTGCACGACTCACAGCTCTGCGAGTCAAGAAAACTGTGTCTCAGCTGTCTGTCACCAAGGACAGCAAAGACTAG
- the LOC107390087 gene encoding activin receptor type-1C isoform X1, which yields MTDPRKESLQVALVFLCVAQLTAGLRCVCPLCANHTCDTAAEGACWNSVMLIDGKEETVKSCLSPSEMKGQVFCYSSRNVSKRSCCFTDFCNNETLHLHPERPLEELGWSRLQLTVVILVPSCLLCVGILLGVCLVQGHHCAYGRTRKQDPEEPLDDQMQMSPDKSLKDLIYDMSTSGSGSGLPLLVQRTIARTIVLQETIGKGRFGEVWRGKWRGEDVAVKIFSSRDERSWFREAEIYQTIMLRHENILGFIAADNKDNGSWTQLWLVSEYHEHGSLYDYLNRYTVSVEGMVILALSIASGLAHLHMEIIGTQGKAVLFSSNANNKPSSNRIIKEIDINFYCLASLGKPAIAHRDLKSKNVLVKRNGTAVIADLGLAVKHDSCSNTIDIPSNHRVGTKRYMAPEILDESINTNNFESFKRADIYSLGLVFWELARRCSVRGLHEDFQQPYYDMVPSDPSIEDMKKVVCDQKFRPNIPNQWQSFEALRVMGKLMRECWYANSSARLTALRVKKTVSQLSVTKDSKD from the exons ATGACTGATCCCAGGAAGGAGAGCCTTCAGGTGGCCTTGGTGTTCCTGTGCGTCGCCCAGCTTACCGCAG GTCTCAGGTGTGTGTGCCCGCTGTGCGCCAACCACACCTGTGACACGGCCGCAGAAGGAGCCTGCTGGAACTCCGTGATGCTGATTGACGGGAAGGAGGAGACCGTCAAATCATGCCTTTCGCCCTCAGAGATGAAGGGCCAAGTTTTCTGCTACAGCTCCAGGAATGTCTCCAAGAGAAGCTGCTGCTTCACTGACTTCTGCAACAACGAGACTCTTCACCTGCATCCGG AGAGGCCTTTGGAGgagctgggctggagccggctgcAGCTCACCGTTGTGATCCTGGTGCCCTCCTGCCTGCTGTGCGTCGGGATCCTGCTGGGCGTGTGCCTCGTGCAGGGACACCACTGTGCCTACGGCCGAACCCGCAAGCAAGACCCCGAGGAGCCTCTGGACGATCAGATGCAGATGTCTCCTGACAAATCCCTCAAAGATCTGATCTACGACATGAGCACCTCTGGTTCAGGATCAG GGCTTCCGCTGCTGGTCCAGAGAACTATTGCACGGACCATCGTCCTGCAGGAGACTATTGGAAAAGGTCGATTTGGTGAAGTGTGGAGGGGGAAGTGGCGAGGAGAGGACGTGGCTGTAAAGATCTTCTCCTCCAGGGACGAGAGGTCGTGGTTCCGAGAAGCAGAGATTTATCAGACCATTATGCTGAGGCATGAGAACATCCTGGGCTTCATAGCTGCTGATAACAAAG ATAACGGCTCCTGGACTCAACTGTGGTTGGTTTCAGAGTACCACGAGCATGGCTCTCTGTATGATTACCTGAACAGGTACACAGTCTCAGTAGAGGGCATGGTCATTCTGGCTTTATCTATAGCCAGTGGGTTGGCACATCTCCACATGGAAATCATTGGTACACAGGGTAAAGCTGTTCTTTTCTCTTCAAATGCAAATAATAAACCCAGCAGCAATAGGATTATTAAAGAGATAGATATAAACTTTTACTGCCTTGCATCTTTAGGAAAGCCTGCAATCGCTCACAGAGACCTGAAGTCTAAAAACGTCCTGGTGAAGAGGAACGGGACGGCGGTTATTGCAGATCTGGGTTTGGCAGTTAAACATGATTCCTGCTCGAACACCATCGACATCCCGTCCAACCACAGAGTGGGAACCAAGAG GTACATGGCTCCAGAGATCCTGGATGAGTCAATCAATACCAACAACTTTGAGTCATTCAAGAGGGCGGACATCTATTCCCTGGGCTTGGTGTTCTGGGAACTAGCCAGAAGATGCTCGGTGAGAG GACTTCATGAAGACTTTCAGCAGCCTTATTATGACATGGTGCCTTCAGATCCGTCCATAGAGGACATGAAGAAGGTGGTGTGTGATCAGAAATTCAGACCCAACATTCCCAACCAGTGGCAGAGCTTTGAG GCTCTGCGTGTGATGGGAAAGCTGATGAGGGAGTGCTGGTATGCCAACTCTTCTGCACGACTCACAGCTCTGCGAGTCAAGAAAACTGTGTCTCAGCTGTCTGTCACCAAGGACAGCAAAGACTAG